The stretch of DNA CGGTATCCCTCCGCCCAAGCCGAGCCCAGGAATCGCTCCATGGCCTCTCACTGAACCTCACCGGCCTCTTCTCCGCCCGCCCcggtcgccggagctcgccaGAGCAAGGCCGTCACCGCCGCCAGAATTTGGTCACCGCGGCTacccctcctccggcctccaTTCTCCCGTAGACCCTCCTACAGGCTTCCACGCCCTCAACCGGAGCTCGCCGACCCCTCCGCACCCCCGTTCCCTCGCCagaccggcgccaccgccgcccgccgctgccgcctggagcagagctccgtGGCCGGCCCGCCTTCGTCCACCCCAGCCCCAACCGCAAGCACCCAGAGGTCCAcctcgatctcctcctccttttcccccaccggcccctcgccgccgacgatcACCAGCGCCGGGAATCGGGCCGGCGCCCCTACTCTGTTCCATCCCCATCCGGCCAGGGGCCATTTTGCAATTTCTATTAAGTGTCCAGGGACCTAAGTGTAAAAGTTGAAAACTAAATCCtgatcggtaagcttaagtacctgatcggcccagcgagtggactttactttcaccctctttgaacgttgttctcatggggccacatgcgggtgctaGAAGGCTCACGACCCGACGTACTGTGGCatggattcttgtagtcgaggtgggtgaccctgatccacaacccggaaagaaagggggaaagtcgtgtgggtgacttggttcccatacgtgtgtgttaggtctgcctggccaggttaacaaattcgattcgaatcgtccgcttctcacggtttgggactgcttaacccttttgccacatagagtaagaagtgaaagatgatgatgatgatgaatatggttggttggatgatgaaagataattgtttccaccatatatgctattggatagatgctcacctaaaatggctaattgaactagaacctggaagctaaaacctgcaattaaggatctactcttactgcttttcggcaaaccaaacccctcaagccaaaagacttgcatgtctagataaagggctaagtatacccttagtcgggtaagccttgctgagtattagtatactcagccttgcttgtggctttgtttttcaggtggtacatctgaggatgtgattgatgtcatgtacgggcttcatcatgacgtcttctatcgtcgctagactatcatgtatttttctgctgcacttgaactctgttgactttttataaattcaaacttggtttgtaataataattcaatttcatactctgtgctgtaaaatttgtggaatattgcatgctctgaactgctttgtcgatcctgtttcaagtggtttaatcgggattttacccggcAGCACTGccagattactccgttttaagtgtgtgataaccctgattgtcgttttgatgatggttagcgcacttaagccggattaatttaggcggggctgccacacaacgccatggaatggcgacttgctggggcggagcttgttcaatccgaaccccatgagctccaaggtgtgggcgtacatgatgttgaggctgctgcctccgtccatgagcaccttggagaagcgggtgttgccgatgatggggtcgacaacaagtggataccgtcccgggtgcAGGACGTAGTCAGGGTGGTCCTCGCAGCtgaaggaaatggtgtcctctgaccagtcgaggtaggatggcgtggccttggtgacagagaagacttcccggcgctcacgcttgcgctgccgagaggtcatgttcgtcgtcggCCCACCAAAGATAAAGAAagcgttctccaccggggggaactcgtcgtctccacctttgtcgccagcatccttcttctggTCCTCATCGCGATGCGCAACGCGGTTATAGTACTTccggagcatctcgcactgctcgatggtgtggttgaccgagctcttgtggtaagggcacgatttcttgagcatgtcgtcgaactggccgccaccgcctcgagggggcctcgaggtcctttgcggtccggggcagcgacgaaggcctcgtcggagtcctctgcctgtcTCGGTCCACGCTGGTTCAGTGGGGccggcttctttcctttcttcccccgcttttgCTTCTTGGCGGGGCGTTGGTCTTGGTGCtgctgccctctgcgggcgcatcttccttgtgCTTGTTCGCCTTGTcgtcaaagatggcaccaactgcctcctcacCGGCGGCGTAGTTAGTGGTGGCATCGAACAGTTCATTAGTATTGGTGGGACGGCTTCATGCAAGCTCGTGCagcaggttcctgcacgtcgtgccttcgaggaaggcgttgatgacctcgacgtgggtgacgctggggagctcggtgcattgcttgaaAAAGCGCCGCatgtagtcacgcagggactcattgggcttctgtcgacaccctttgaggtcccaggagttcccagggcgcacgtaagtGCCCTGGAAGTTACCCACAAAGATCTTGATGAGGTcggcccagtcgtggatctggtccacgggcaagtgctcgagccacgttcgcgTGGCGTCAGCGAGGTGATGcgggaggttgcggatgatgaccgcgtcatccgtcgcaccgcccagctgaCATGATAGGCaatagtcgttgagccagaccgcgGGACTGATCtctcccgagtacttgacgagggtggtgggctgtcggAAGCGTGAGGGAAAGGTTGCggtacgaatctcccggctgaacacacgggtgcccggaggctccggtgactcgcccctgtcatgctcggggtcgaagcggccaccccgtcgaggggtgtacttcctgccattgatgatgttgtaggcgtcaccgtcgccggcgTGTCCGCGTGTttcgtggagtcgctcccttgcgggagtctttccgatgcggtcgtgcaccgagggtggtTTCGCACCGTCCGCTGCGGCTGCCTTTCCCCTCCctcctggtggagtgtgcaccgaagccTCGTGGCCCTGGTGTGCTGTACCTCCGGGTTTCGGGACTGTCGAGcacatgcgagacgcagagctctcggcctgctgcacaacagcctgctcgatgagcacctgtacctcgcggcgcaggttgcgacccgaagtcgtcgatggctcgggcattgcttggagtaggtaggccgcagcgacgagtttttcgtcgGCCGTTTttagttccggaggtttgtcgaagTTGTCGTCGGCTAGGATCCGTTCCTGGGTagcgcgccccgccgcctgggcacgcgcgccacgcgcggtgcgctgctgcttgagtgcggtgcgcagctcctgtgtctgccgacgctgctcgtcgagcttggcttgaagctccttttgttgcgccagctgtgcctgccgcgccgccgagcttgacgaagaagaaggggtcgcGACAGGCACCACCTCTTGGTCTGCCTGCGCGTCCGCCCTGCCGTTCTCGTCATTGCCCGGGGCGTTGTCGTTCTGTCCGTCCGCGAGCtcggccatgaagcactcccgagtgggatcataatccccctcgctggagtcctcggagcaagtgaggcagtaagccgccgGAAGCTGGAACGATCAGAAAGAGTCAGGGTCACGGACCCCgtagtagtcctcggcctcctcggccgtgaagttgctCATGAaaaagttgatgtcgtcggcgatcgagctcaccgtctcggggtaggagtcgtcaggagatgatgcgatgaggttgcagatcgacaggaggtgatgacccggcagatcctcgtactcggtgaagttggtgctggacgaagaggcataggtggcagcgttgcgcaacccgaagggaaagggcgacagCGCAGTCACGCCCCCCTGGGGGGCACTggggctgcagtcgatgatggtgccggcgcagatagCGCCGGGGCATCTGATGACGAAGTGGTGGCTCCAACGGCCGCGATGCTGAGCTACGACATGCCAACCTCATCCCTCGTGGGGGAGGTGAGGCGTGCCGCCCTGCGTcgctccatgcgcgcttgtcgcgagtgCTGACCCGAGCGTCTGTCTCGCCGGGCTGGTGACGCCGGAGCgtcggggttgcgtctgggcaaGAGGAGCTCTATGAGGCAACCGTTaccggttgccctgaactcaagactcccgaaccaaatcacgtatcccgctaggagcggatccgaggcgcccatgggaaatgggttggatctactcaccatccctggagatcaaatggaaACAAAAGAGAAACGTCACGCAgcgctcccctacctggcgcgccaactgtcggtgtcctgacccggcgatccggacccaactagtgatgatgctgcgtgttcctcatcccagatggttgatgcaagaggcaacacagtcatgcacaggtttatcctggttccggtcgtgggaccgtacgtccagcaaagggtctgcgagagcactgtactatcttgcaccgggggtgcctttagtagggggtacaagcgaggcgagagagggagagaagctctcaggtctctgctagaggagaagttgattgaggttagtgccaatatcggggttcAGAAGAacgtatgtgctctgtgagtagtgCTGGGTGTTGTGTTCTACCGGATGGGGCCATCCCCCTAAAGGAaagtccgcctcctccttttatagacaccttttatagacacaaggagggtcggtgtacatgcacaggaagtcatggaagtcgtcgtcttctcccagaatcgcgggggtgcagtggtcgagcactgtggaaagtacactgtggggtatggcgcttGGCGTGGCCGTCGTCCTGGgcgtcgtccttggccttgcggagatcgcgccggtgtcCCTGTAGCTCCAGCAGGCGGTGTGGTCGccgctgtagggtgtaccgtcctccaggcgtggcgtggcgacgttccgagggtcctgcgggctagggtctcgtcctggtcaaggccggagccgcttccgagggttGTGACCATGCCGCTCGAGGGCTCCGCGGAGGGGAAAGCttgaaggaggtatggggagttggcagtacagtggctggagcagtgccgagcacatcttgcactgcgtcgcaggttcccacagtgtcaccACAGCGTCCGGTATGGCGGAGCagcgaccggagttggcggacgggactccggtcacagccactgtggggaatggcggcctgacgccgtctgacccgggcgctgtggaggagtggttggcttttaatgcctccgtacggcagGCGGGTgcgcggaagggccgtttgtccttcctgtcaaggggtggcctcgagcgaggcagagatgatCCACTCCCCTGAGGGTAgcctcgctaccctcgagcgaggcggagatgattcgctcccccgagggtaggttcgctaccctcgagcgaggcggagatcgccccgcgggttcgaggggggtgcggatgggccgcactgtgtacgtGGGCTGtgtattgggcttctttgagtcattttctttcttccagattggaaggaggctgtaggccttcgtgggtcCGGTTggctaacatgtgtttgcgtttttagggcgattttagtcccatgactagggtgcccctaatcatgatACCCGACAGTATCagaagaggtggaagggcataaaaataattttgtttctGTCTCAGGGTTTTTGATGTAATTTTTCATGAGGTGGAAGAGCATAAACATAATTTTATTTCTCTCTCAGGTTCCTAATGTAAGTTATATCTGAATTTGGCAAATGAATTATGCTAAAATATCGGAGATGagtttttttacttggcatatttttttagaaattgaCAAAATATAAAGTTTGCCAAGTAAAATTTGGTATCAGAGATGTTTTGAATTTGCATTAGGTACAGTACATCAACTACCTACGGTAGCTCTCTTTTGGCTAAGTTCACCGATTTGCATCGTTACCTTGGGAAAATCATCCACACGCCCGCACTTTGTTGCTgtaataatattttttctagATACGGCCGCAGAACTCACAACCTGGCTCCACCATGTGCACCTATCAAACTAGCACCCTATAAAATGGAGCTACGGCGAACTCTCTTCATAAACGCGCCTAAATTCTTTTTTGAACCAACTGGACATGAGCTCTGTCTTTCAATTAAGAGGTAAAGAGTTTAAATGCGCCTAAACTTAGTTGTAGGCAGCTATTTAGAACAAACACATACGTCAAATAAAAAGTCATAATCAGCGTATGACCGTTTTTTTGCTGCTTGCTCGGCCTTGAAGTTTGAGATTGGAAATGTTTTCAGAATAATTGGCAACAGGTTGCAGATGCTGGAGTTTATCATCATTTTCTTACTACGGGAGAAGACAGACAGCAGCGTACCTCCAGTCCTCCACTGAAGTCACGAATTCTTAGCTGGGCGTGCCAGACCATTCTCAATTCCTTTGCTTGCTGCCCGTCTTCGACGACGCTGCAAGCAGGGCTCGGGGTTGTCTAGAACTCCAGATACGTACAACCAGGGCCGCCGCAATGAAAACATTGCAGGCCCGTGCGCGCGCGCCACGACTAGTCTCTGGTGATCTGGTCATCCCCAGCGTGCGCTCCAGACCCCAGGGGCCATGCCCCGCCAATCTCGACCGTCTACCAGGTATAACAAAACCAACAAGGACAGCGCCGATTACTTGACCGTGTCCGTGCGCCGCGTTTGGATAAACTGCCCAGCAACTTTGTCCAGCGTGCCCGCATAAATACGAGCGAAATGGAGCAAAGTTTAGGGTAAACATTACCACCAGTACAGCATCAATTTCTTTTTGCTGTCGGTACTGCCGCGTGGGCATATGTGTTTATGGCGTCACCTCGCTCTGCTTCTCTTGCTCCCGTGCCTGCCCCGGTGGCCGTGCTCATCTGCCGCGGCGAGCGACACGCTCTCCGTGGGGGAGTCTCTCGCCGGGAACCGGACGCTGGTCTCGGCGGGAGGCAAGTTCGAGCTGGGCTTCTTCTCCCCGGCCGGCGGGGGCTCCAACTACTACGTCGGCATATGGTACAAGCGAATCCCGGGGCGAACCGTCATCTGGGTGCTGAACAGGGACTCCCCGGTCGCCGATCCGGCGTTCGCGGAGCTAACCGTGGCTCAGGACGGcaacctgctcctcctccgaaCGGGAAACAGGCCCAGGAAGGCAATCTGGTCGTCCAATTCGCCAGCAGGCTcgcgcgacgacgacgacacggCCGTGGCGGTGCTCCTTGACACGGGGAACTTGGTCCTgcgtggccggcgcggcggcaacTCGTCGGCGGTCATCTGGCAGAGCTTCGACCACCCGACGGACACGCTCGTGCCGGGCGGCTGGGTGGGGCTGAACAAGCGCACCGGCGCGTACCAGGCGCTCCGGTCGTGGCGGAGCGCCGCCGACCCGTCGACGGGGCTGTACACGGACCGGGTGGACCCGCACGGGTCGGGCCAGTACGCGTTCCTGTGGAACGGCACGGCCGTCTGCCACTACGTCGGCGCCTGGAACGGGCAGTACTTCGCCCCCATCCCGGAGATGGGCATGTCGGCCAAGTACACGTTCGTCTTCGTCAACAGCAGCGAGGAGGTGAGCTACTCGTTCCGGGTCAACGACCCGTCGACCGTCTCGCGGCTGGTGATGAGCCCCCACGGCCAGCTCACCATGTTCGACTGGTCCAACGAGTCCGGGCAGTGGCTGCTGCACTGGGCGACCCCGACGTCGCTGTGCGACGTGTACTCCGCCTGCGGGCCGTTCGGCCTCTGCGACGTGGCCAGCTCGCAGTACTGCCGGTGCCTGCAGGGGTTCGAGCCCGCGTCGCCGGAGGAATGCGCCGCCCAACTCTGGAGCGCCGGCTGCGCGAGGAAGACGACCTTGCAGTGCAGCGGCAACGCGTCATCGACCGATGGGTTCATCCCGGTGCAAAACGTCCGGCTGCCGAGCGGCTATTCCGTGGTGGCTGACGCCGGCAGCTCCGGGGACTGTGCATCGGCGTGCTTGCGCAATTGCTCTTGCACCGCTTACGCTTACGGAGGCGGCTGCCTGGTGTGGGGCGGTGATCTGCGGAACGCCCAACAACTCGCCGACGGCGATGCTGGGGCTTCTACTCTGTTCCtcagggtcgccgccgccgacctcgccgcggCGAACCAGGGCGCGTCAACGAATGGTCGCGCTGCCATCCTGGGCGCGTCGTGTGTCATTGCTGTCGCGCTACTCTGCCTGTTCTTCGCCCTCGCCTGGGTTCGATGCCGTGAGCAAACCGTGCGCCACGACGGGTCACTCCTCGTGTTCAGCCACGGTTACCTGGCACGGTGCACCAAGAACTACTCCCATAAGCTGGGGTCGGGCAGCTTCGGCTCCGTGTACAAGGGGGCGCTCCCCGACCACACCGCGATAGCCGTGAAACGGCTGGAGGGGTCCGCGCAAGGGGAGAAGCAGTTCCGCGCCGAGGTCCGGACGCTGGGCACGATCCAGCACGTCAACCTCGTCCGCCTCCGCGGGTTCTGCGCCGCGACCCGCGAGCGGCTCCTGGTCTACGACTACATGCCCAACGGCTCCCTGGCCTCCGTGCTGTCGGAGTCGGGCCAGAGCTCCCGGGTGCTGGACTGGCGCGCCAGGTTCGGGATCATGGCCGGCGTCGCGCGCGGGCTGGCCTACCTCCACGAGCGGTGCCAGGAGCGGATCGTGCACTGCGACGTGAAGCCGGAGAACATCCTCCTGGACGCCGGGCTGGTCCCCAAGGTGGCGGACTTCGGCATGGCCAAGCTCATCGCGCGCGACTCCAGCCGGGCGCTGACGACCGCGCGCGGCACGGTGGGGTACCTGGCGCCGGAGTGGATCCTGGGCCTGCCCATCACGGCCAAGGCCGACGTGTACAGCTACGGGATGGTGATCCTGGAGCTCGTCTCCGGGCGGAGGAACCGGGACGCCGCGGGgcccgggcggcgcggcggcggcggctgctactTCCCGCTCTGGGCGGCGACCAAGGTCCGGGAGGGGCAGGTCCTGGCGCTGCTGGACGAGCGGCTGGCGGGGGACGCGgacgtggaggagctcgggcgggCGTGCAACGTCGCGTGCTGGTGCATACAGCAGGACGAGGCGCTGAGGCCGACCATGGGGCAGGTGGTGCAGGTCCTCGAGGGGTCGCTCCACCCGGgcaccgcgccgctgccgaggTACCTGGAGCAGCTGTGCGTGGAGGATTCGTGTACGTTCTTAACGGATCCTTGCTGAGCTCACTTACTTCCACTTTTTGTCGACCGGTGACGGTGATCGAGTTGTAGAAGAAGATGCAGTGCTGTAGATTTGATGATTTCGATTGATGTTCCTATTTGTTGACAGTGAGCCCCTTTAATTTTCTTGCAAACTTTGTTGATAGTTCAGCTTGTGCTAGCCAACAAGGCAACGACGTCGCGCCGAGATCTCCGAAAAAGCCACACATATATGTCCTACACGGATACACCTGCAATACTCCATGTCGCCAAAGATGACAGTACAAGGAGGCCTGCaacctagtggttacaagagcctcAGTAGCTTCTGAGATCCTGGATTCGATTTCCTATGGGAGCAAATATTATGAgatttaacggcgttgtgcattaagtggtaggcgatgttcccgtcgacagcgaggcaCCTGTGGTGGTATGCGTGTGCCGTGAGTATTTGAGTTGTACtatgtaatctcaaaaaaaaagaagccggCATGGCCAGAGGAGCCATATTACTACTTCATTAAACCAAGACCACAATGGGACCATCTTTAGGCCATACACTACTTTTGCTTTGCAAATAGTAGAAATAGCGTTGATGTagaagaggaaaaggagaagaaatggGAGGACCGCGACACTTCGGATTTGCCTCAGCACCAGCGAGAAGAAATCCCGGAAAAGAATGCTTCTTTCTTAAAGTTAGCCCCCATGAGCTGTACATGACTAGCCTTTTGTTACAAACAGTGCATTTGATCTGTGACTGATGTAGACGCACGCACCCCCTTCCTGTGAACGAACCTACACATCCTGTTCCTGTAAATGTAATTCAAAGAGATTTGATGAAGTTGCCGTAGACTCAATACTCAATAGCCTTTCGGAAGAGCTGAAGCTCACACATTGACCCTTCAAATGCTAAATGAAGGTTGCCTTAATTTTTTAGAGACCTTCAAATTTGCTCCAGCTTCAGCAATGACTCTTGGTTTTATTTATAATAAAGAGCTCTCTAAAGATCGTATGAATGAAGTGTGGAGGAGCGATATTGAAGGCCTGTCAAATAACGGGTCTGCtgtagtgttttttttttatcttaGCCCTCAAAACTTGATATAGAAAGTTGTTGGCGTTCGGAAAAAAATTAATAGAAAAGGCATAAAATGCGCTTGTGTAAACATAAAAATTGCACGAAACCTTCTTGTTATTATTTTAGCAACATCCCACAAGACAAAGTGTCCGgtgtcttttcttttctttctcgaCTTCGTCCGATTCCTGACGGATTTTGCCTGGTTCTGCTAAAAGTGATTTGTGGCCTTGCGGGGATCAAACCGGCAGGGACTTGGGCGTGTTTCCTTTGCTTAATCCAATACTCTTGCACTCTCCAGTCTCCTGATCCCCTCGTCTCACACGCAGAGGGGAGTGACAGGAAATATTGGATTCTCTGCAGACAACAGAGAGCAATGAAATCCTGCGCACCACCAAGTACCAAACGGGCCTGAAGAGCTCATCGGAAGTGCCGATCCAATTCCCAGCTCTTGCACGGCTGCACCAGTGGGTTTCCCAGAAATGTCTCTGCGCGTGGCTGTGCGTGGCTCCTCCTCTCTACCGACTGCGCCACGTGATTCCCCAGTGCCCGCAGTTTGTTCTTGTTCGCGCTCTAACTTCCAAGCTCCGACCACCAAGTGCGAAACGGACAGGTTGCAGCGAAACACTGAGAGCTGGGCCAGAAAATCCACGAGATCACAGGCCAAACGCGACGATTGCGGTAGCATGTCCAGGTCCAGCGACGTGGGAAACAGCGAGGTTACGGTAGCCGTTCGTTAGTCCTTGTTAGGTCAAGAACGATGGTCGCTATATACCAAAATAAAAGCCAAAATGTCAAACCAAGCAAACAAAGCTGGTACATGGATACGTTCACGATCACGATGGGCCGCCGCATTTGCTCAAGAGTAAGACCCCGTAACATTTGGCCCGAATCAACGGATTAGAAGTGCAGCGACCTGAGTTGGTTTAGTCAAGCAGTGTGCGTTTCAATCTAAAATCTAAACGGGTGAGAAGTCCACAGCAACTAGCAAGTTGCGAAAGGGAAAGAAGGCAAAAAAAGTGCCAGTAGAGTAGCAACTGATCATCCGAATCACAACAAGTGCCAGTAGACCGTACCTATGAGAACAAGTAACAATCCTacgaaaaaaagaagaattcgTAACCGTTTAAGCAAACGCTTGCCATGATAAAGAAGAAAGATGTGCTAGTAGCAACTGATCTATCCGAATCAGAACAAGTGACTTATTTTCTTCTAAGACGGGGAGATACTAAAGACAATTATATGGGAAAAAGACAATTCATATATAACCGTTCAACATTGCAAatgcagagcatctccaaaagctCCTAATATTTTCTTCTCAAAACTTATTGTTTGTCAACTCCCTAAATAGGTATATGGAGGCAAAAAAGAGttcatctccaatagtttcTTATTTTTACTCCAAAAAATGAGAAGTTATGGCCCACAAGGATAATTTCACGAGAAATTTTCATGGCTGGCGGACAGTAGCTTTTTAAAAGTCAAATTGTCGATGATTTAGGGCACGAGAGGAC from Panicum virgatum strain AP13 chromosome 9K, P.virgatum_v5, whole genome shotgun sequence encodes:
- the LOC120648190 gene encoding G-type lectin S-receptor-like serine/threonine-protein kinase At2g19130, which codes for MCLWRHLALLLLLPCLPRWPCSSAAASDTLSVGESLAGNRTLVSAGGKFELGFFSPAGGGSNYYVGIWYKRIPGRTVIWVLNRDSPVADPAFAELTVAQDGNLLLLRTGNRPRKAIWSSNSPAGSRDDDDTAVAVLLDTGNLVLRGRRGGNSSAVIWQSFDHPTDTLVPGGWVGLNKRTGAYQALRSWRSAADPSTGLYTDRVDPHGSGQYAFLWNGTAVCHYVGAWNGQYFAPIPEMGMSAKYTFVFVNSSEEVSYSFRVNDPSTVSRLVMSPHGQLTMFDWSNESGQWLLHWATPTSLCDVYSACGPFGLCDVASSQYCRCLQGFEPASPEECAAQLWSAGCARKTTLQCSGNASSTDGFIPVQNVRLPSGYSVVADAGSSGDCASACLRNCSCTAYAYGGGCLVWGGDLRNAQQLADGDAGASTLFLRVAAADLAAANQGASTNGRAAILGASCVIAVALLCLFFALAWVRCREQTVRHDGSLLVFSHGYLARCTKNYSHKLGSGSFGSVYKGALPDHTAIAVKRLEGSAQGEKQFRAEVRTLGTIQHVNLVRLRGFCAATRERLLVYDYMPNGSLASVLSESGQSSRVLDWRARFGIMAGVARGLAYLHERCQERIVHCDVKPENILLDAGLVPKVADFGMAKLIARDSSRALTTARGTVGYLAPEWILGLPITAKADVYSYGMVILELVSGRRNRDAAGPGRRGGGGCYFPLWAATKVREGQVLALLDERLAGDADVEELGRACNVACWCIQQDEALRPTMGQVVQVLEGSLHPGTAPLPRYLEQLCVEDSCTFLTDPC